A genome region from Manis javanica isolate MJ-LG chromosome 3, MJ_LKY, whole genome shotgun sequence includes the following:
- the LOC108396124 gene encoding carbonyl reductase [NADPH] 1-like, whose product MSSCNRVALVTGANRGIGLAIMHRLCQQFSGDVVLTARDAMQGQAAMQQLQVKGLSPRFHLLDICDQQSIRALRDFLLKEYGGLDVLVNNAGIAFKTHDPTPLPIQAEVTMKTNFFGTQDVCMELLPLVRPQGRVVNLSGLLSLVALKSCSPELQQKFTSETITEEELVRLMNKFVEDTKNGVHLKEGWPHLSFTSYAVTKLGITVLSRIQARKLSEQRTGDKILLNSCCPGWVRTNLGGPKALKSPEEGAETPVYLALLPSDADGPHGQFVMEKKVEQWEPSSELPPWLQLCELP is encoded by the exons ATGTCATCCTGCAACCGTGTGGCGCTGGTCACTGGAGCCAACAGGGGCATTGGCTTGGCCATCATGCACCGCCTGTGCCAGCAGTTCTCGGGGGACGTGGTGCTCACGGCACGGGATGCAATGCAGGGCCAGGCagccatgcagcagctgcaggtcAAGGGCCTGAGCCCGCGCTTCCACCTGCTGGACATCTGTGACCAGCAGAGCATCCGGGCCCTGCGGGACTTCCTGCTCAAGGAGTACGGGGGCCTCGACGTGCTGGTCAACAACGCGGGCATCGCCTTCAAGA CTCATGATCCCACACCCTTACCTATTCAAGCAGAAGTGACGATGAAAACCAACTTTTTTGGTACCCAAGATGTCTGCATGGAGCTGCTGCCTCTAGTGAGACCTCAAG GCAGAGTGGTGAATCTATCTGGCCTATTGAGCTTGGTAGCTCTTAAAAGCTGCAGCCCAGAACTGCAGCAGAAGTTTACAAGTGAGACCatcacagaggaggagctggTGAGGCTCATGAATAAGTTCGTGGAAGACACAAAGAATGGAGTGCACTTGAAGGAGGGCTGGCCACATCTGAGCTTTACCTCCTATGCAGTGACAAAGCTCGGCATCACTGTCCTGTCCAGAATCCAGGCCCGGAAACTGAGTGAGCAGAGGACAGGGGACAAGATACTCCTGAATTCCTGCTGCCCCGGATGGGTGAGAACCAACCTGGGGGGACCCAAGGCCTTGAAAAGCCCAGAAGAAGGAGCAGAGACCCCCGTGTACTTGGCCCTTTTACCCTCAGATGCTGATGGGCCTCACGGACAGTTTGTCATGGAGAAGAAAGTTGAGCAATGGGAACCCAGCTCCGAGCTCCCTCCGTGGCTCCAATTATGTGAACTGCCTTGA
- the LOC108396125 gene encoding carbonyl reductase [NADPH] 1-like: MSSCSRVALVTGANKGIGLAIVRDLCRQFPGDVVLTARDAGRGQAAVQQLQAEGLSPRFHLLDICNPQSIQALRDFLLKEYGGLNMLVNNAAISFWVDDPTPLPIQAEMAMKTNFFGTRDVCMELLPLVRPQGRVVNLSSTLSLVALKHCSPELQQKFTSETITEEELVGLMNKFMEDTKNGVHMKEGWPHMRFAPYSVSKLGVTVLSRIQARKLSEQRTGDKILLNSCCPGWVRTNMGGPEALKSPEEGAKTPVYLALLPSDADGPHGQFVMEKKVEQWEPSSELPPWLQLHKPL; this comes from the exons ATGTCGTCCTGCAGCCGCGTGGCGCTGGTCACGGGGGCCAACAAGGGCATTGGCTTGGCCATTGTGCGCGACCTGTGCCGGCAGTTCCCAGGGGACGTGGTGCTCACAGCGCGGGACGCGGGGCGGGGCCAGGCGGCCGTGCAGCAGCTGCAGGCTGAGGGCCTGAGCCCGCGCTTCCACCTGCTGGACATCTGCAACCCGCAGAGCATCCAGGCCCTGCGGGACTTCCTGCTCAAGGAGTACGGGGGCCTCAACATGCTGGTCAACAACGCGGCCATCAGCTTCTGGG TTGATGATCCCACACCCTTACCTATTCAAGCAGAAATGGCAATGAAAACCAACTTTTTTGGTACCCGAGATGTCTGCATGGAGCTGCTGCCTCTCGTGAGACCTCAAG GCAGAGTGGTGAATCTCTCTAGCACACTGAGCTTGGTAGCTCTTAAACACTGCAGCCCAGAACTGCAGCAGAAGTTTACAAGTGAGACCatcacagaggaggagctggtgggGCTCATGAATAAGTTCATGGAAGATACAAAGAATGGAGTGCACATGAAGGAGGGCTGGCCTCATATGAGATTTGCTCCCTATTCAGTGTCAAAGCTCGGTGTCACTGTCCTGTCCAGAATTCAGGCCCGGAAACTGAGTGAGCAGAGGACAGGGGACAAGATACTCCTGAATTCCTGCTGCCCTGGTTGGGTGAGAACCAACATGGGGGGACCCGAGGCCTTGAAAAGCCCAGAAGAAGGAGCAAAGACCCCCGTGTACTTGGCCCTTTTACCCTCAGATGCTGACGGGCCTCACGGACAGTTTGTCATGGAGAAGAAAGTTGAGCAATGGGAACCCAGCTCCGAGCTCCCTCCGTGGCTCCAATTACATAAACCACTTTGA